Proteins encoded in a region of the Maniola jurtina chromosome 12, ilManJurt1.1, whole genome shotgun sequence genome:
- the LOC123870328 gene encoding protein sarah produces MANKEDEETFQDDVYINPEDGMPNIHPNIADLDHDSDSQHELLNNLDDLPKSVIVTNIHSDVFGDEKLKKELEDLFRTFSDNVTFQWLRSFRRLRVNYDSPLAAANARMQLHQYHFYNRSINCYFAQPVTPISLKNLRPPAPVKQFLISPPASPPIGWEPREEGEPLVNHDLLAAIASLAPGASHELHAPTPTQPAIVVHTALSTETNAPKIGCPIPHTRCPEY; encoded by the coding sequence ATGGCCAATAAGGAAGACGAAGAAACATTTCAAGACGACGTGTACATTAACCCCGAAGATGGTATGCCTAACATTCATCCTAATATTGCTGATTTAGACCACGACAGCGACTCCCAGCACGAATTACTAAATAACCTCGATGACTTACCCAAATCTGTGATCGTAACAAATATTCATAGTGATGTTTTCGGCGACGAGAAATTGAAGAAGGAATTAGAAGATTTGTTTCGTACGTTTTCGGATAATGTAACGTTTCAGTGGTTACGGAGTTTTAGGCGCTTACGTGTTAATTATGACAGTCCACTTGCGGCGGCGAACGCTCGTATGCAACTTCATCAATATCACTTTTATAATAGATCCATCAATTGTTATTTTGCACAGCCAGTGACGCCTATctctttaaaaaatttaagaccGCCGGCCCCCGTTAAACAGTTCCTGATCTCGCCGCCGGCAAGTCCTCCTATAGGGTGGGAGCCACGGGAAGAAGGTGAGCCGCTCGTGAACCATGACTTACTTGCTGCGATTGCCAGTCTAGCGCCCGGCGCGAGCCATGAGCTGCACGCACCGACTCCCACACAGCCAGCCATAGTGGTACACACTGCTTTATCTACTGAGACCAATGCTCCAAAAATTGGCTGCCCAATACCACATACTCGTTGTCCTGAATATTAA
- the LOC123870325 gene encoding organic cation transporter protein isoform X1: MDKEHALEEMMGKLGDFGRYQGFQFFLHILAALTAGLHMLSLVTVAAVPEHRCAIKGVDSPNHTELWISELVTKAIPINIHGKLDSCKIYGENNTLVDCESWVYNNNYFTSSRGIEWDFVCSRRWMGAAAQTAYMFGVIVGSIVLGRLCDKIGRKTVFVWSGILQLIFGASVAFATDYYTFVALRFLYGIFGSGSYMAGFVLTMELVGPSRRTVCGVTFQIMFALGFMALAAWGYLIDNRFYLQIIYAAHAAILLPHWFLMDESPRWLWSQGRARESVAIIEKALKMNRSTETVETSVLVSQCKVTCAKYSDDRAGTCDLFKTPNMLKKTLIICGCWFANSVVYYGLSLNTGKLNGNPYFLTFLMGVVEMPSYVIIMYFLDRVGHRALISVMMLLGGVSCLVVVALPHGSHAATGVVLVGKLFISGSYSIIYKYSAELFPTVVRSSGVGLGSMSASVSGALTPLISLLDSLNPKIPTIIFGFLALLSGFSTFFLPETMGRTLPQSIEDGEKFGVGDTCFTNCSGRRMSNTSIDLPETMIPLDITVKKS; encoded by the exons ATGGACAAGGAGCACGCTTTAGAGGAAATGATGGGGAAGCTAG GAGATTTCGGGCGATATCAAGGTTTCCAGTTCTTCCTTCATATCCTGGCTGCGCTGACGGCTGGACTGCACATGCTATCCCTGGTGACGGTGGCTGCGGTTCCGGAACATAG GTGCGCAATCAAAGGAGTGGATAGTCCCAATCACACGGAGCTTTGGATTTCCGAATTAGTAACGAAAGCGATTCCGATAAACATTCATGGAAAATTAGACTCTTGTAAAATATATGGAGAAAATAATACTTTAGTAGATTGTGAATCCTGGGTCTATAACAATAACTATTTCACATCATCAAGAGGAATTGAATGGGATTTTGTATGCAGTCGGCGATGGATGGGTGCCGCTGCCCAGACGGCATACATGTTTGGCGTTATTGTAGGCTCAATCGTGCTTGGCCGGCTATGTGACAAGATTGGAAGAAAAACCGTGTTTGTTTGGTCTGGCATTCTACAGCTTATTTTCGGAGCATCCGTCGCCTTTGCAACTGATTACTATACATTTGTTGCATTAAGATTCCTTTATGGTATTTTTGGATCTGGGTCATATATGGCTGGATTTGTGCTCACTATGGAACTGGTAGGGCCGAGTCGGCGCACAGTATGCGGAGTAACTTTCCAAATTATGTTCGCACTTGGATTTATGGCTTTGGCTGCGTGGGGATATCTCATAGAcaacagattttatttacaaataatttatgcTGCACATGCTGCCATACTATTACCGCATTGGTTTCTAATGGATGAATCGCCAAGATGGCTTTGGTCTCAAGGTCGAGCTCGTGAATCAGTGGCTATTATAGAAAAAGCTTTAAAGATGAATAGATCCACGGAAACTGTAGAAACATCTGTGCTGGTCTCCCAGTGCAAGGTTACGTGTGCCAAATATTCTGATGATCGAGCTGGAACATGTGATCTTTTTAAAACGCCAAACatgttaaagaaaacattaATTATATGTGGTTGCTGGTTTGCTAATTCTGTGGTATATTACGGACTCTCATTAAACACTGGAAAACTAAATGGAAATCCTTATTTCTTAACATTCCTGATGGGCGTAGTTGAGATGCCAAGCTatgttattataatgtattttttagaTCGAGTTGGACATAGAGCTTTGATCAGCGTTATGATGTTATTGGGAGGAGTCTCATGCTTGGTGGTAGTTGCTCTTCCGCACGGATCTCACGCTGCCACTGGGGTGGTACTGGTTGGCAAGCTTTTCATATCGGGTTCATATTCTATTATTTACAAGTACTCGGCTGAATTATTTCCTACCGTAGTACGAAGTTCAGGGGTTGGATTGGGTAGTATGAGCGCAAGTGTATCAGGTGCTTTGACACCTCTTATTAGTTTACTTGATTCATTGAACCCGAAAATTCCTACCATAATATTTGGATTTTTGGCTTTATTGTCTGGATTTTCTACTTTCTTTTTACCCGAGACTATGGGTCGTACTTTGCCACAATCTATTGAAGATGGAGAAAAATTTGGTGTAGGTGACACGTGTTTCACTAACTGCAGCGGTAGGCGAATGAGCAATACTTCTATAGATCTACCTGAAACTATGATACCGCTAGATATCACTGTAAAGAAATCTTAA
- the LOC123870327 gene encoding uncharacterized protein LOC123870327 — translation MRTLLICMLCAVTAYAQFDSPTPPRIQIPGAILGGGRQGVLRQGRLQAAPVPLGVTRIRRPGLARPSFKSVDAAPRPNLQLLEEISKPVTEEPEDDYDTNTPTAFLPSAFSTPEAQNDFFDLTTTSQPKPPSAYNSSPFQQTTPTAPKPEPVRPTQYRPLVPQSFSPVRNEPASRPQPARLQPLSSRPQRPVFRPEPKPFVDEDDEYIQPVRQNTRQQTPPKSVPKYTPANSREKKPVSQIIRKYREENEDGSITWGFENDDGTFKEETIGVDCITRGNYGYIDPDGVKREYNYETGIACDKTKEEKEQKGFIDYQENKAVLPNGVTIDLNAMGKKSKRPFRSAGNL, via the coding sequence ATATGTATGCTGTGTGCAGTCACAGCTTATGCTCAATTTGATTCGCCTACGCCGCCAAGAATCCAAATTCCTGGTGCCATCTTGGGTGGAGGAAGACAGGGAGTGCTTCGACAAGGAAGACTGCAAGCTGCTCCAGTTCCGCTGGGTGTTACTAGAATAAGGAGGCCAGGGCTTGCCAGGCCATCTTTCAAGTCTGTGGACGCAGCGCCGCGCCCTAATCTACAGTTACTCGAAGAAATATCCAAACCAGTTACAGAAGAACCTGAAGACGATTACGATACCAACACACCCACCGCCTTCTTACCCAGTGCATTCTCGACACCTGAAGCACAAAATGACTTTTTCGACCTGACAACTACGTCACAACCAAAGCCACCCTCAGCGTACAACTCGTCGCCTTTCCAACAAACGACGCCAACAGCTCCAAAGCCCGAGCCAGTAAGACCTACCCAATATCGGCCACTGGTACCTCAATCCTTTAGCCCCGTAAGAAACGAACCGGCTTCGAGACCTCAACCAGCTAGGCTTCAACCTCTTTCGAGCAGGCCGCAACGCCCTGTCTTCAGACCCGAACCAAAACCTTTCGTGGACGAAGACGATGAATACATTCAACCCGTAAGACAAAACACCCGACAGCAAACACCTCCAAAGAGTGTTCCAAAATATACGCCTGCAAACTCTAGGGAAAAGAAGCCAGTCTCTCAAATTATTCGCAAATATAGAGAAGAAAACGAAGATGGAAGCATTACTTGGGGATTTGAAAACGACGATGGAACATTCAAAGAAGAAACTATTGGTGTAGACTGTATAACTCGTGGAAACTACGGATACATTGATCCAGATGGTGTCAAAAGGGAATACAATTACGAAACTGGGATAGCGTGTGATAAAACTAAAGAAGAAAAGGAACAAAAAGGATTCATAGACTATCAAGAAAACAAAGCAGTTTTACCAAATGGTGTAACAATAGATCTCAATGCAATGGGTAAAAAGTCAAAGAGGCCATTCAGATCAGCGGGTAATCTATAG
- the LOC123870325 gene encoding organic cation transporter protein isoform X2, which yields MVLTAKEKCAIKGVDSPNHTELWISELVTKAIPINIHGKLDSCKIYGENNTLVDCESWVYNNNYFTSSRGIEWDFVCSRRWMGAAAQTAYMFGVIVGSIVLGRLCDKIGRKTVFVWSGILQLIFGASVAFATDYYTFVALRFLYGIFGSGSYMAGFVLTMELVGPSRRTVCGVTFQIMFALGFMALAAWGYLIDNRFYLQIIYAAHAAILLPHWFLMDESPRWLWSQGRARESVAIIEKALKMNRSTETVETSVLVSQCKVTCAKYSDDRAGTCDLFKTPNMLKKTLIICGCWFANSVVYYGLSLNTGKLNGNPYFLTFLMGVVEMPSYVIIMYFLDRVGHRALISVMMLLGGVSCLVVVALPHGSHAATGVVLVGKLFISGSYSIIYKYSAELFPTVVRSSGVGLGSMSASVSGALTPLISLLDSLNPKIPTIIFGFLALLSGFSTFFLPETMGRTLPQSIEDGEKFGVGDTCFTNCSGRRMSNTSIDLPETMIPLDITVKKS from the exons ATGGTGCTGACTGCTAAGGAAAA GTGCGCAATCAAAGGAGTGGATAGTCCCAATCACACGGAGCTTTGGATTTCCGAATTAGTAACGAAAGCGATTCCGATAAACATTCATGGAAAATTAGACTCTTGTAAAATATATGGAGAAAATAATACTTTAGTAGATTGTGAATCCTGGGTCTATAACAATAACTATTTCACATCATCAAGAGGAATTGAATGGGATTTTGTATGCAGTCGGCGATGGATGGGTGCCGCTGCCCAGACGGCATACATGTTTGGCGTTATTGTAGGCTCAATCGTGCTTGGCCGGCTATGTGACAAGATTGGAAGAAAAACCGTGTTTGTTTGGTCTGGCATTCTACAGCTTATTTTCGGAGCATCCGTCGCCTTTGCAACTGATTACTATACATTTGTTGCATTAAGATTCCTTTATGGTATTTTTGGATCTGGGTCATATATGGCTGGATTTGTGCTCACTATGGAACTGGTAGGGCCGAGTCGGCGCACAGTATGCGGAGTAACTTTCCAAATTATGTTCGCACTTGGATTTATGGCTTTGGCTGCGTGGGGATATCTCATAGAcaacagattttatttacaaataatttatgcTGCACATGCTGCCATACTATTACCGCATTGGTTTCTAATGGATGAATCGCCAAGATGGCTTTGGTCTCAAGGTCGAGCTCGTGAATCAGTGGCTATTATAGAAAAAGCTTTAAAGATGAATAGATCCACGGAAACTGTAGAAACATCTGTGCTGGTCTCCCAGTGCAAGGTTACGTGTGCCAAATATTCTGATGATCGAGCTGGAACATGTGATCTTTTTAAAACGCCAAACatgttaaagaaaacattaATTATATGTGGTTGCTGGTTTGCTAATTCTGTGGTATATTACGGACTCTCATTAAACACTGGAAAACTAAATGGAAATCCTTATTTCTTAACATTCCTGATGGGCGTAGTTGAGATGCCAAGCTatgttattataatgtattttttagaTCGAGTTGGACATAGAGCTTTGATCAGCGTTATGATGTTATTGGGAGGAGTCTCATGCTTGGTGGTAGTTGCTCTTCCGCACGGATCTCACGCTGCCACTGGGGTGGTACTGGTTGGCAAGCTTTTCATATCGGGTTCATATTCTATTATTTACAAGTACTCGGCTGAATTATTTCCTACCGTAGTACGAAGTTCAGGGGTTGGATTGGGTAGTATGAGCGCAAGTGTATCAGGTGCTTTGACACCTCTTATTAGTTTACTTGATTCATTGAACCCGAAAATTCCTACCATAATATTTGGATTTTTGGCTTTATTGTCTGGATTTTCTACTTTCTTTTTACCCGAGACTATGGGTCGTACTTTGCCACAATCTATTGAAGATGGAGAAAAATTTGGTGTAGGTGACACGTGTTTCACTAACTGCAGCGGTAGGCGAATGAGCAATACTTCTATAGATCTACCTGAAACTATGATACCGCTAGATATCACTGTAAAGAAATCTTAA
- the LOC123870329 gene encoding histone deacetylase complex subunit SAP18 — protein sequence MKMAGLESMVVDEVRPVEKSIDREKTCPLLLRVFCSTGRHNSPGDYARGNVPQNELQIYTWMDATLRELTGLVKEVNPETRRKGTYFDFAIVYPDMRSPTYRMREIGVTCSGQRGGDDNKTLSQVKFQIGNYLDISITPPNRMPPPMRRPQPYMNNRPY from the exons ATGAAAATGGCGGGATTAGAATCAATGGTTGTTGATGAGGTTAGACCGGTTGAGAAATCAATTGACCGAGAAAAG ACATGCCCTCTATTGTTACGTGTGTTTTGTTCAACTGGTCGGCACAATTCACCTGGAGATTACGCTAGAGGCAATGTACCCCAAAATGAGCTACAAATTTATACTTGGATGGATGCAACTCTCCGTGAACTTACAGGCTTGGTGAAGGAAGTGAACCCTGAAACACGACGCAAGGGAACATACTTTGATTTTGCCATAGTATATCCAGATATGAGGTCTCCAACATATCGTATGAGAGAAATTGGTGTCACATGTTCTGGCCAGAGGGGAggtgatgataataaaaccCTTTCACAGgtcaaatttcaaattggcAACTACCTTGATATCTCAATAACTCCACCTAACAGAATGCCGCCTCCAATGCGGAGGCCTCAGCCATATATGAATAATCGTCCTTATTAA
- the LOC123870325 gene encoding organic cation transporter protein isoform X3, with amino-acid sequence MDKEHALEEMMGKLGDFGRYQGFQFFLHILAALTAGLHMLSLVTVAAVPEHRCWIDGVDTNETVAAWNSSEIIAAIPRTPAGNLENCLMYNDFNETVICEKWVFDSRYRTSSRAIEWNLVCDQRWRGALAQTVYMLGVFTGAVFLGGLADKVGRKTVFCWSGVLQLILGVLVSFIPEYWSFLVVSFFYAIFGSAGAYIPAFVLTMEIVGPSKRTPCGVAFQCAFAFGIMLVAGWGAIIDNRQILQVVYGLHSLLLIPHIWIMDESPRWLWAQGRPKEAVDIVQKGLKCNGSDEVLDRAELVSKGKIESSKVTNEPSAGISDLFKTPNLRNKTLNICFCWFANSLVYYGLTLSTGKLEGNPYLITAVFGLVELPSYAAVIYFLDIWGRRALMCSMMIVGGSACIIAAFIPTGTIISTVVVIAGKLFIAGSFAIVYNYSAELFPTVVRNSAMGLGSMCARLSGALTPLITLLDSFNPKIPAATFGLVALVSGFLCCFLPETMNQTMPQSLLDGENFGKGENCFNSCTGKPENVDAYTANDKAAEVMVPLDDVDKKA; translated from the exons ATGGACAAGGAGCACGCTTTAGAGGAAATGATGGGGAAGCTAG GAGATTTCGGGCGATATCAAGGTTTCCAGTTCTTCCTTCATATCCTGGCTGCGCTGACGGCTGGACTGCACATGCTATCCCTGGTGACGGTGGCTGCGGTTCCGGAACATAG ATGCTGGATTGATGGAGTAGACACCAACGAAACAGTGGCCGCATGGAATTCCTCAGAAATAATTGCAGCTATACCTCGAACTCCTGCTGGCAATCTAGAGAACTGTTTGATGTACAATGATTTCAATGAAACAGTGATCTGCGAGAAATGGGTATTCGATTCGCGATACAGAACATCTTCTCGTGCCATTGAATGGAACCTCGTCTGTGACCAAAGGTGGAGAGGCGCATTAGCTCAAACTGTTTATATGTTAGGAGTTTTTACCGGGGCTGTATTTTTAGGTGGTTTAGCAGATAAAGTTGGGCGCAAAACAGTATTCTGCTGGTCGGGTGTACTACAGTTAATATTAGGTGTTCTTGTATCATTCATACCAGAATATTGGTCATTTTTGGTTGTTTCGTTTTTCTATGCAATTTTTGGATCTGCTGGAGCATACATCCCAGCGTTTGTGTTAACTATGGAAATTGTTGGGCCAAGTAAAAGAACACCATGCGGGGTTGCATTTCAATGTGCTTTTGCGTTTGGTATAATGCTAGTGGCAGGATGGGGAGCTATCATAGATAACCGACAAATTCTTCAAGTTGTATACGGACTGCATAGTCTACTTCTTATTCCACATATTTGGATTATGGATGAATCACCTCGTTGGCTTTGGGCTCAGGGAAGACCGAAAGAGGCTGTAGACATAGTTCAAAAAGGTTTGAAGTGCAATGGATCCGATGAAGTTTTGGATAGAGCAGAATTAGTATCTAAGGGTAAAATTGAATCTTCTAAAGTAACTAATGAGCCTTCTGCAGGTATTTCGGACCTCTTCAAGACACCCAATCTCCGAAATAAAACGTTAAATATTTGCTTCTGTTGGTTTGCTAACTCTTTAGTGTATTATGGACTTACACTTAGTACTGGTAAGCTTGAAGGGAACCCGTACCTTATAACAGCTGTTTTTGGTCTAGTAGAACTTCCAAGTTATGCTGCAgttatatattttcttgatatttGGGGGCGTAGGGCGCTTATGTGTTCTATGATGATCGTAGGCGGCAGTGCATGTATTATCGCCGCTTTTATTCCCACCGGCACTATTATATCAACGGTAGTCGTCATAGCAGGCAAATTATTTATAGCTGGTTCATTTGCTATAGTATATAACTATTCTGCGGAACTGTTCCCTACTGTAGTTCGTAACTCTGCAATGGGTTTGGGTTCAATGTGCGCTCGGTTATCTGGAGCATTGACACCTTTGATCACGTTGCTCGATTCTTTTAATCCTAAAATTCCTGCTGCAACTTTTGGACTAGTCGCTTTAGTCTCCGGTTTTCTGTGCTGTTTCTTGCCAGAGACTATGAATCAAACAATGCCACAATCTTTACTGGATGGGGAAAACTTTGGGAAAGGTGAAAATTGTTTCAATAGTTGCACGGGGAAACCAGAAAATGTTGACGCTTACACTGCTAACGATAAAGCGGCAGAGGTAATGGTTCCTTTAGATGATGTTGATAAGAAAGCGTAA